In one Gopherus evgoodei ecotype Sinaloan lineage chromosome 1, rGopEvg1_v1.p, whole genome shotgun sequence genomic region, the following are encoded:
- the THSD1 gene encoding thrombospondin type-1 domain-containing protein 1, giving the protein MKQTLKDFSNLLLVVLCDYVLGEVDYLLLERPGHVALSNNTVSVDFQYFVSGNVTAKNVSILLLDASTSQTIAKKQLPPSQSRGMIGFECFYFKSAGDYWFRMISEIDNGTEIHWRGESTLLNVKWPVFHIDLNRTSEVLRSSLQVGLFTNKQLCAMNETVVSLDVIFTNSLYELGRLSSDEALGMRTSKRIFLSRSQWVEFDCPPIDQEVYVTVLLKSLETNSVIASTGPIDLIHKFGYKLVVAPEVMCKSSILVFTVSPPCIAISGKVAVYKEALRHPGERTTWLDENFLHPGSNRTEFNCTLFDVGKNKYCFEFFDISSQSQSPPRVKECMVIRRNIETWSLWQPWSPCSVTCGDGIRERHRECLTSLPAKPGCVGTRKETSLCSLEECSIIKPTTPPSIQHQEDQKANNIVTITGISLCLFIILATVLITLWRKLCRAQKCSTSVRYNSAHSPSFHKNSDEENICQAGTQQESFSEDSEVPQAHAGEPVNIPLTCRRSLQFAQEEDTSVSDNFQSNAQKIIPPIFSYRLAQQQLKEMKKKGLTETTKVYHVSQTPLTDTIIDATTVLPLGTENQEEAAAHKFRIKSPFLDQPVSHLKFSREKSNSKMDSVLSQANPVISPSQTLIRRAHLKYQDNKGEPLERGCHRNPQFRRTASFHETKKVRPYRERSMSTLTSRQIPLYSARTRTWGQALEDKSQPTCKDDDPSSEKFNQSHCTLLTGEPLSYGTKHRHKGGPPVRRPDMISDHQRASQVAGADKPEPNRNRRGSSPNHRGALRKEPISTLKDNYQQGSALSSVQYRKDKCQSFPTDPEFAFYDNNYFGLTESEQWMIDLPGYFGSNEDDETSTLSVEKLVI; this is encoded by the exons ATGAAACAGACGTTGAAAGATTTTTCAAATCTATTGTTAGTTGTGCTCTGTGATTATG ttcttgGTGAAGTGGACTATCTCCTCTTGGAGCGACCAGGTCATGTAGCCTTAAGTAACAACACGGTGTCTGTTGATTTTCAGTACTTTGTCAGTGGTAATGTGACAGCAAAGAATGTATCCATCCTACTGCTGGATGCCAGCACCAGCCAGACCATTGCGAAAAAACAACTTCCACCAAGCCAGTCACGGGGGATGATAGGGTTTGAATGTTTCTATTTCAAGAGTGCTGGGGACTATTGGTTCAGAATGATCTCTGAGATTGATAATGGCACTGAAATTCACTGGAGGGGTGAGAGCACCCTCCTAAATGTGAAATGGCCTGTATTTCACATTGACTTGAACAGGACCTCTGAGGTGCTCAGGAGTTCCCTTCAGGTTGGACTTTTCACTAATAAACAATTGTGTGCTATGAATGAGACAGTGGTTTCACTGGACGTGATATTCACCAACAGCCTGTATGAACTAGGAAGATTAAGCTCTGATGAGGCATTGGGAATGCGAACTAGCAAAAGAATCTTTCTCTCTAGATCCCAGTGGGTGGAGTTTGACTGTCCACCTATTGACCAAGAAGTGTATGTCACTGTGTTACTGAAATCATTAGAAACCAACTCAGTCATCGCCTCAACAGGGCCCATAGACCTCATCCACAAATTTGGATACAAACTAGTGGTAGCACCAGAAGTGATGTGCAAGTCATCCATTCTGGTGTTTACTGTCTCCCCTCCATGCATTGCCATCAGTGGGAAGGTTGCTGTGTACAAGGAAGCTCTCAGACATCCTGGTGAAAGAACGACATGGCTAGATGAAAACTTCCTACACCCAGGGAGCAACAGAACAGAATTTAACTGCACTTTGTTTGACGtggggaaaaataaatattgctttGAATTTTTTGACATTTCAAGCCAAAGCCAATCACCGCCAAGAGTTAAGGAATGTATGGTGATCCGAAGGAATATAG AAACATGGAGTCTGTGGCAGCCCTGGAGTCCTTGCAGTGTGACCTGTGGGGATGGTATCCGTGAGCGACACAGAGAATGTCTCACATCACTGCCAGCAAAACCAGGCTGTGTTGGGACACGAAAAGAGACTTCGCTGTGCTCTCTAGAGGAATGTTCTA TTATAAAGCCTACCACCCCTCCTTCTATACAGCACCAAGAAGACCAGAAAGCTAATAATATAGTCACCATCACTGGCATCTCCTTGTGCTTGTTCATAATCCTAGCCACTGTTCTCATCACCCTGTGGAGGAAGCTCTGCAGAGCTCAGAAGTGCAGCACCTCGGTGCGCTATAACTCTGCCCATTCGCCCAGCTTCCACAAGAACTCCGATGAAGAGAACATCTGTCAAGCCGGCACACAGCAGGAGAGCTTTTCCGAGGATAGCGAAGTGCCTCAAGCGCATGCCGGAGAGCCTGTTAACATACCTTTGACCTGCCGGAGGAGCCTTCAGTTTGCTCAAGAAGAGGACACCTCTGTCAGTGACAATTTTCAGTCAAATGCTCAAAAAATAATCCCTCCAATTTTCAGCTATCGCCTTGCGCAGCAGCAGTTGAAAGAGATGAAGAAGAAAGGCCTGACTGAAACCACAAAGGTGTATCACGTATCTCAGACGCCTCTGACTGACACCATTATTGATGCCACGACTGTGCTTCCCCTGGGCACAGAAAACCAGGAGGAGGCTGCTGCACACAAATTCAGGATCAAATCTCCATTTCTGGATCAGCCAGTCAGTCATCTCAAATTCTCTAGGGAAAAATCTAATTCTAAGATGGACTCTGTACTGTCACAGGCCAATCCTGTAATAAGTCCTAGTCAGACCCTCATTAGACGAGCTCACCTGAAATACCAAGATAACAAAGGGGAGCCGTTAGAGAGAGGTTGTCACAGAAACCCACAGTTCAGAAGAACAGCCAGTTTCCATGAAACTAAAAAGGTCAGGCCCTATAGAGAACGTAGCATGTCCACTCTTACCTCACGGCAGATTCCTCTTTATAGTGCCAGGACCAGAACGTGGGGTCAGGCACTGGAAGACAAGTCCCAGCCGACTTGTAAAGATGATGATCCAAGTTCTGAAAAGTTCAACCAGTCTCATTGCACTCTGTTAACTGGTGAACCCCTGAGCTATGGCACAAAACACCGCCACAAAGGGGGCCCTCCAGTGAGGAGGCCAGATATGATCAGTGACCATCAGCGTGCAAGCCAAGTAGCAGGAGCTGACAAACCAGAGCCAAACAGAAACAGGAGGGGCTCTTCACCAAATCATCGAGGGGCTTTGAGGAAAGAACCCATCTCAACTCTGAAAGATAATTACCAGCAAGGCAGTGCTCTAAGCTCTGTCCAGTACAGAAAGGACAAATGCCAGAGCTTCCCCACAGACCCTGAATTTGCCTTTTACGATAATAATTATTTTGGCTTAACAGAATCAGAGCAATGGATGATTGACCTGCCTGGATATTTTGGTTCAAATGAAGATGATGAAACAAGTACTTTAAGTGTTGAGAAACTGGTGATCTGA